The DNA window ACCCCCCACGCTCTGCCGCCGCGGGGCCGAAGGCGCACGGCCGGCAGGAAAATGACAATTAGCCAGCTGATTGTGCGTCGGGATGAGCGGAAAACCTACGGTTCCGATATCCGGTGTGGGCTTTATCACTTTACTGGCAGTAAACTTCAGGGCAATCCACGCGAATCGGCTCTAAAAGGTCTGCCAGAGGGCTGGTGCAGGGGGTGAAGATGTCTGCGGCATGGTTCATGCTCGGCTCGCACTCCGTGTGTGGAAAGGCGTGCGGGGAGCGGCCTTTCGCATCTTCCTCGGTAGTGCGCCGAAAACCGATTTTTCAGTACCGAGGGCTGCCCGAGTGTGCGCCCGAGGGGGGAGAAGTACGCCTGTGTCTGTCAGTGAATCCGTCGATGAAAGCCCGCCAACAGCACCAGCCGAAAAGGAAGTTGCTGCTGTCCCGGCAAGACGGTGGTTCAGACGCCGCCGAACGCTGGGCGCCCTGGCGGCGCTCCTCGCGATAGCCGTCGCCGTGCCGGTGGGCGTACACATCAGCGCAGAGGACACGCCGCAGGCCACCCCTGCCGAGGAACTCCCGATCGCTGAGCCAGAGGCTCGGCGCCTGGCCGAGAAGTCGGGCAAGGAGGTCGAGGTCACCGCCGCGCGCAGCGCGAACACCACGACCTGGGCCCAGCCAGACGGCACCTACCGCAAACAGGTCTTCAACTCCGCCATCCGGGCCAAGGCCGACGGACAGTGGAAGCCGATCGACACCACCCTCCACAGGGTGGACGCTGGGTACGCGGCGAAGGCGGTCAACGGCCGCGTCGTCTTCAGCGCCGGCTCCAAGCAGCACGCCACCAGCGCAGGAAGCCAGCGGGCTTCGCGCTCGGTCACCCGTGTCGCGCTGCGCCAGGACACTCCCACCGAGGTGTGGACAGAGCTGGTACGGCTGAACACAGACGGCCACGACATCGTCGTCTCCTGGCCCGGTACCCTGCCCGAACCCGTCATCGACGGCCCGCGCGCCCTGTACGAAAACGTGCGTCCAGGAATCGACCTGCTCATGACCGCGCAGGACGGCGGATACTCGCATCTCCTGGTCGTAAAGGACCGCCAGGCCGCCACCGACCCGCTCCTGGGCCAGCTGAAGTACCGGCTCGCCTCACCCGACCTGACCTTCCGCCTCGACGCCGAATCGGGCGCGGTCAGCGCCCGCAACGAGCAGGACGAAGAAGTCGCCGGCTCGCCGACCCCGATGATGTGGGACTCCAGCGGCAAGGTCGCCACCACCGACAACGAGCCCGCCTGGAAGCCCACTGACAAAGCCGCACTGCACCCCACCCTCGGCCTGTCCGGTCTGGCCGGCGCTGAAGGTGCCCGCCTGAAGCCCGCCAAGCCCGCCTTGACCGAGAACACGCTGGCCATCACCCCCGACAGCGGCCTGCTGAACGCCCCGGAGACGGTGTACCCGGTGTTCATCGACCCCTCCTTCAAGGGCCACAAGCACTCCTGGAGCCTGCTCTACAAGACCGAGGGCAACTCGAGCTTCTACAACGGGCAGAACTACAACGCGAGCGGCACCAACGAAGCCCGCGTCGGCTACGAATCCACCACCGGCGGCACCTCCCGCTCCATCTTCAACTTCAACTTCGGCAGCGAACTCCACGGCGCCGGCATCATCTCCGCCAGCGTCCGCGCCCTGCAGACCTACTCCTGGTCGTGCGAGCAGAAGCCGATGGACATCTACTCGACGCCCTACGTCACTTCTTCCAGCACCTGGAACAACACCAACAACGGCACCTATTGGAACCGCAAGGTCGCCACTGAGTACGCCGGCTACGGCTACAACAGTTCCTGCCCGGACAACTGGATCGCCCCCGACATCAAGGGTCTAGTCGCCGACGCCGCCGCCAGCGGCTGGGGCGCGCTGTCCCTCGGGTTCGCAGCACCGAACGAGTCCGATTCGTGGTACTGGAAGAAGTTCATCGCCAACGGCGAGACCGCCCCGTACATCGAGGTCCGGTACAACAACCCGCCCGACACCCCGACCGCGGCGAACATGCAGACCACCCCCGGCGGCCGCTGCCTGACCACGAGCCCGGGCACCGGGATCGGCAAGACGAACATCACCTTCCAGGTCAAGGCCACCGACCGCGACGGCCTCGATACCCTCGACAAGGTCCAGGTCGAGGTCTGGAACACCGTCACGGGAGCCCAGGTCTACAACAACTGGCTGCCGCCCAACAGCGACGGCGTCGTCTTCCATGAAGTACCTCTAGAGAAGTTCGAATCGGGCGCCACCTACCAGTGGCTGTCCCGCGTCCTCGACAAGGACGGATCGGGATCGGGGAGCGGACCGTTCGACTCCGGTTCCGGGGGCTGGTGCACCTTCACCGTCAGCCACGTCGTCCCGCCCAGCCCGGCCGTCTCCTCCACCGACTTCCCCGAACCCGGCCAGAACTACACCGAGTGGAGCGCGAAGCCCGCCGGCACCCCTGGCCAGAAGATCCTGCTCAGTGGCAACGGCGCCAGGGTCGCAGACATCCGCGAATACCAGTACAGCCTGAACCGGCCCCTCTTCGACAAGAAGGCCGAGCTGACCCTCAACGGCGCGGACAAGGTCTCCGTCACCCTCCAGGTCGACACAGCGGGCCCCAACGTCCTCTACGTCCGCACCGTCAACCAGTACGGAAACATCTCACCGCAGACCACCTACAGTTTCCTCGTCAGTCCCAGAGCGGGTCTGGACAAGCCTGGCGATGCCACCGGCGACGGCCACCCCGACCTCTTCGCCATCGACAAAGAAGGCAACCTCCGCACCTACGGCGGCGACGCCACAGGGGATACCGACATCCACATCCCTGGCGCCGTCCAGGACGGCCTCCCCGTCGCAGCCGGCTACTGGAAGAACGGTGCCGACGGCAAACGCGCGCTCATCGGGCACTCCACGGACTGGTTCCCCGGCGACGGGCTGACCGACCTCATCGCCCGCATGCCCGACGGCAAGCTGTACATCTACCCGGGCATCGGCACCGGACAGTTCGACGTCGCCCGCCGCACGGAAATTCTTCTGCCTCCGGGCGCGCCCGATCCGGCGTCGTTCCGGCAGATCATCGTCACCGAGGACGTTGATGGCGACGGCCTGGCCGACGTATTCGCCCTGGATGCCGACAGCCTGTGGGCGTTCTCCGGCTACACCGGATCCAGCTTCACCAGCCACACCAAGATGGCCGACACCGTCTGGGCCCCCCGCGACCTCATCGGAGTACGCGACGTCTCCGGAGACAAGATCCCCGACCTTCTCTTCCGTGACAACGCCAACGCCAACCGCGGGCTGCTTCTGCGCAAGGGCAAGCCGGGTGCCAACGGGGGAGTCGACCTCGCTTCGCTCTCCGCATCAGCCAACGCCGTAGGCGGCGTGGACTACACCTACGCCACCACCGGCTGGGGCCGAACTACCATCCCCATGCTGCTGGGCACAGCCGATGCCACCGGCGACGGCATCCCCGACATCTGGGCTGTGGACAATCTCGGCAACCAGTGGCTCTACCAAGGCGGCACTGCCACCCTCGGCCCGGCCTCCGGCCGCGACGAAGACAAATGGAACGAGTTCCTCACCATCGGATAGCCCACACCACAGCAGTATGAGCAGGCACCCGGCGGGACATAACGCCCCCGCCGGGCGCGATCGCTCACCACCATCGAGCTACACCGGTCCGCCCCGCCATTTAGGGGGTACACCCCACGACATCGCGCGGCGGAGTTCGCGGCGATCAGGGTCGCCCCATGTCGACGCCGACAGGTGCCGTCCCACATGTACGCACCACTCCCTACCCTGCACACCACCCGAGGAAATCCGTTCTCCGCTCGTTCCACCACCGTTTCGGCCGCAGTGCTTGCTGGCTGTCTCGTCCTCACGGCCTGCGACCCCGCAGAGCCGCCGACAGACGACGCGAACCAGCCGGCTTCCACCTCACCGAACAGCTCTGCCGCGGAGCCCTTCCAGGGCAAGACCCCCGAGGAGATCCAACAGCTCGCATACGAGGAGACCCGCACTGCCACGTTCAAGAAGTTCCGAGGACAGGCGTCTGGCGACGGGCTGACCGGCACGATCGAGCTCACGTTCGTGAACGTGGATTGCGCGGGCACGGTGAGCGGCGAAGGCCTGGGCAAGACGGAGATCCATGCCACGCCCAAGGTCCTCCATGTGAAGCGCGACCCGCAGGCGTGGAGGTCCAGCTTGAAGGCCACCAAGGCGCAGGAAGACGTCGTGGTCAACCGCATCGGTAACCGCTGGATCAAGCTGGATGCCGAGCACTCGGACGCGAAGGCCATCGCCTTCAGCTGCCAGCTGCGCGACCCCAACATCCTTTTGGAAGAGGAATCCCCTGCAATATCCCGGGGTGCTTCCGCCACGGTCGACGGACAACCCGCGATCATGCTCACATACCCGGGTACCAACGGCGGCACCGTCACCGACTACGTGGCGACCCAGGGCCGCCCCTACCTGCTCAAGCGAACGGAGACGGGCCGAGAGCCGCATGAGTTCACGTGGTATGACTTCGAAACCGTCACGCAAATCCCGCCCCCCGCTGCCAGCGAGGTCGTAGACGCTGGCGAGCTCTGAGCCAACGCCGTGATGGTGACCCCGAGGGCCAGCCAACCGGCAGGCACGTGGACCCAGCGGCCGACGACCCCGCCGGGGCGGAAGACGAACTGCGCCAGCCGGGCCGTCCTGCTGTCAAACACTGGCCGCAGATCCGAACGGCGTGAACGACGAAAAAAACATGCCCACCGGCCAGCGGGCCGTTCCCTTTCGAGGGCCAGACGCCTGCAGAAATGCGCCTCGCCGCCGAGCTGGCGCTCGGCGGCGAGGCAGGGCGCAGCAGTCGCTGCCGTCAGCGGCGGTGCGCCGGCGGCCTCGGCTTCCTCCGCCTCGGTCAGCGCCCTCTCAGCCCTGCCCAGCTCACCGCGTTGGTAGGTGACCAGCGTCCGCAGATGCGGAGTGAATGGCGGCAGCACAGACACGACTCACCCCCCGTGTCGGGCCTGCCGGGCGGCCTGGCATGCCTCGCACAGGGGGCTCGCAGGGGCCGTAGCGCGCACATGGCGAACTGCATCGCGCGCATTGGCCGGTCTGCGAGGGGGACCAGGTGGTGATCTGCGGTCTGACGGTGGGGGCGGGGGGAGGTCATGGTGCTGGTCCTCGGTAACACCACTTTCCCGAGGAAGCGTGCGTTCTCGCCATTGAGCAAGAGAGCCCTCGAAACCCACCCGGAGCACCAGTTTCGGGCATGGAACGCTACGCCCCATCGGCGCAGCGATCGCCGTGGCCGCGCGGGCGACGACCGCGATCCCGGCGGGCGACTCCTTCATCAGGCCACCCGCGACTGCCAAGCTCGCGCCGTCGATCCTTGTCCATCGAGCCGGCCTTCAAGCCTGCGGTGCCGTCCAGCAGGCCGCCTTCGCCATCGGGCCAGTGGTGGGCCGGTGATCAGCCGGTAGGGGAGATGGCTTATCGTCGAAACGTTTCTGCGGATTCGCGTGCGCCGGCTGCCACTGGGGGGCAGGAGAATCACAGTCGCGCGGCGCCGCACCGTATTGCATGCATTTTGCATGCTTGCCCGAAGGGTTCCCGTGCGTCCCACTCGTGCGACGGTCCTGCTGACCGCAGGTCTCGTCACTCTTCTCGGCGTTCCGGCCGCGACAGCCGTCGATACGCCGAGCACCCTCTATGTGAACAATGAGGGCACCTCGAACTGCACCGACACGGGGGCCGGTTCGCAGGCGGTTCCCTTCTGCACGATTTCGGCGGCAGCGAAGATCGTCAAGCCCGGTCAGACCGTGCGGATCAAGACGTGGGGGCATTATGACGAGAACGTCGTCATCGACCGGTCCGGGGAGCCGGGCAAGCCGATCACCTTCACCGCCGACACGGAGTACTTCTCCTCAGCGGCGTACCTGGAGTTCGGCAGGAGCCTGACCATCAGTGGCGCCTCCCACGTGGCGGTCCGAGGGTTGCACAGCTATGGCGGCGTTCACGTCCGCCGCTCGACGGATGTCGAGCTGGACCGGGTCTACGTCTCGAACGGCGCCTCGGCCGGGCTGGTGATCGGCGAGGGAAGTGTGGGCGTGCGAGCCGTCCGGAGCCGTCTACTCGGTGTCCGTGTCGAGGGCGGAGCGCGGGGCACCGTGCTCAGCCGAAACCAGCTCGACGTCGGTTTCGAGAGGGGCGTCGATGTGATCGACGCCCCGGAAACCGCCGTCACCAACAACACGCTCGTCAGCGGTTGCGGTACGACCATCTCGGTCCGTGGCGCCGCCTCGTCCGGTTCCGCAGTTTTCAACAACGTGCTCTTCACCTGGCCCACTGACTGCGCATCGGCCGCGCCCCGAAAGGGCATCGAAGTGGCGGCGAGCGCGACGCCGGGTACCCGCGCCGACTACAACCTGATCACCGGTCCCGAGCTCAAGTCG is part of the Streptomyces subrutilus genome and encodes:
- a CDS encoding right-handed parallel beta-helix repeat-containing protein, which encodes MRPTRATVLLTAGLVTLLGVPAATAVDTPSTLYVNNEGTSNCTDTGAGSQAVPFCTISAAAKIVKPGQTVRIKTWGHYDENVVIDRSGEPGKPITFTADTEYFSSAAYLEFGRSLTISGASHVAVRGLHSYGGVHVRRSTDVELDRVYVSNGASAGLVIGEGSVGVRAVRSRLLGVRVEGGARGTVLSRNQLDVGFERGVDVIDAPETAVTNNTLVSGCGTTISVRGAASSGSAVFNNVLFTWPTDCASAAPRKGIEVAASATPGTRADYNLITGPELKSTPYTWGGTGYQTRRRSRPPRTGRARHPGPGLQQGGGEGRVSHHRLRRPDGTGRTAHRHLWEPTADDPRVANTARTAVTSTAVPSRPRTS
- a CDS encoding DNRLRE domain-containing protein, whose translation is MPVGVHISAEDTPQATPAEELPIAEPEARRLAEKSGKEVEVTAARSANTTTWAQPDGTYRKQVFNSAIRAKADGQWKPIDTTLHRVDAGYAAKAVNGRVVFSAGSKQHATSAGSQRASRSVTRVALRQDTPTEVWTELVRLNTDGHDIVVSWPGTLPEPVIDGPRALYENVRPGIDLLMTAQDGGYSHLLVVKDRQAATDPLLGQLKYRLASPDLTFRLDAESGAVSARNEQDEEVAGSPTPMMWDSSGKVATTDNEPAWKPTDKAALHPTLGLSGLAGAEGARLKPAKPALTENTLAITPDSGLLNAPETVYPVFIDPSFKGHKHSWSLLYKTEGNSSFYNGQNYNASGTNEARVGYESTTGGTSRSIFNFNFGSELHGAGIISASVRALQTYSWSCEQKPMDIYSTPYVTSSSTWNNTNNGTYWNRKVATEYAGYGYNSSCPDNWIAPDIKGLVADAAASGWGALSLGFAAPNESDSWYWKKFIANGETAPYIEVRYNNPPDTPTAANMQTTPGGRCLTTSPGTGIGKTNITFQVKATDRDGLDTLDKVQVEVWNTVTGAQVYNNWLPPNSDGVVFHEVPLEKFESGATYQWLSRVLDKDGSGSGSGPFDSGSGGWCTFTVSHVVPPSPAVSSTDFPEPGQNYTEWSAKPAGTPGQKILLSGNGARVADIREYQYSLNRPLFDKKAELTLNGADKVSVTLQVDTAGPNVLYVRTVNQYGNISPQTTYSFLVSPRAGLDKPGDATGDGHPDLFAIDKEGNLRTYGGDATGDTDIHIPGAVQDGLPVAAGYWKNGADGKRALIGHSTDWFPGDGLTDLIARMPDGKLYIYPGIGTGQFDVARRTEILLPPGAPDPASFRQIIVTEDVDGDGLADVFALDADSLWAFSGYTGSSFTSHTKMADTVWAPRDLIGVRDVSGDKIPDLLFRDNANANRGLLLRKGKPGANGGVDLASLSASANAVGGVDYTYATTGWGRTTIPMLLGTADATGDGIPDIWAVDNLGNQWLYQGGTATLGPASGRDEDKWNEFLTIG